A window of the Lactuca sativa cultivar Salinas chromosome 7, Lsat_Salinas_v11, whole genome shotgun sequence genome harbors these coding sequences:
- the LOC111890755 gene encoding LRR receptor-like serine/threonine-protein kinase FLS2: MVFKTLVLLPFLLLGVLSADSSLKDEVDALEHFKNSITDDPTGALLDWNADSTHHCNWTGIQCDDVSQRVVSISIQQTQLKGQISPFLGNLSSLQVLDLSYNSFTGNIPSQLAYCTQLAGLSLYTNSLSGPIPSELGNLRNLQILDLGNNSLTGIIPESLCNVTSMLELSLDDNKLNGTIPERIGDLINLQQLGAYNNRLQGSIPTSVGNLKKLIALDFSQNQLFGIIPRQIGNLSNLQALQLYQNFLSGKIPSELGHCTNLSLFNLYSNKLVGSIPPEIGNLLGLQVLRLYDNQLNSTIPDSLFRLKSLLVLQLSENNLIGNLSSDISSLKSLQSLTLHQNNLSGEIPASITRLVNLTYLTLSLNFLTGSVPSSIGSLHNLRNLSLSNNLLEGSIPSSITNCTNIRWIDFARNRMTGEMPQGLGKLSNLTYLIVSDNKMSGRIPDDIFNCSSLVILDMAHNNFSGLLKPGIGRLSNLQILQIHGNSFSGPLPTELGNLTSLMLLNLGQNQFSGMIPVEFSNITSLQSLSLGNNNLHGQIPEEIFELKQLTELHLMNNKFVGSILNSVSKLELLSRLNLSGNRFNGSIPDSLRKLNKVISIDLSHNLLTGSISGSVIAGMKNTPIFLNFSNNFLTGRIPNEFGELEMVESINISNNNLSGGIPATLQKCRNLRSLDVSGNQLSGSVPEEIFPPLDLLSSINFSRNQFDGKIPRTMANLTRLTSIDLSHNKFNGLIPDSFGNISVLKQLDLSFNQLEGRVPDTGIFRNISAVGLQGNPSLCVTSNSELCASSSQSKRSLSRKAVLILSILGSLALLLVFILVVLCCRHIRKPKVKEPENPELPEHTAGFTLKRFDRKDLEHATDNFSEGNILGTTSLSTVYKGRLQDGRMIAVKILNITQFSAESDKSFNKEMNTLGKLRHRNLVKVLGYAWESGKLKALVLEYMENGDLDRIIHDSGIDRSRWDLSERVDVLVSVARGLVYLHSGYDFPIVHCDLKPSNILLDEKWDAHVSDFGTARILGVHQQDGSSISSASTFQGTIGYLAPEFAYMKKLTTKVDVFSFGIIVMEFITRKRPTGVLTEEEGIQITLPQLVDKALSNGINELIEIVDPDLASNFSMKQGFIEQLLNLASSCTKTIPEDRPDMNEVLSSLTKISKNV, encoded by the exons atggtgttCAAAACCCTTGTCCTTTTACCTTTCCTACTACTTGGTGTTCTATCTGCTGATTCTAGCttaaaagatgaagttgatgctTTGGAACATTTCAAGAACTCAATCACAGATGACCCAACTGGCGCACTCCTGGATTGGAATGCTGATTCCACCCACCACTGCAACTGGACCGGAATCCAATGTGATGATGTCTCACAACGTGTAGTTTCCATTTCTATTCAACAAACACAGCTCAAAGGCCAAATCTCTCCTTTTCTTGGGAACCTTTCCAGCCTCCAGGTTCTTGATCTTTCTTACAATTCTTTTACTGGTAACATTCCTTCCCAGTTGGCATATTGCACACAGCTTGCTGGACTTTCCCTTTACACCAATTCCCTCTCTGGGCCGATTCCATCGGAACTGGGAAACCTCCGGAATCTGCAAATACTTGACCTCGGAAACAATTCGCTAACTGGAATTATTCCGGAAAGCTTGTGTAATGTCACTTCCATGTTAGAACTTAGCCTTGATGACAACAAACTCAATGGTACAATCCCGGAGAGAATCGGTGATTTGATAAATCTTCAGCAACTTGGAGCTTATAATAACCGTTTACAAGGCTCGATTCCTACTTCTGTTGGTAATCTAAAAAAGTTGATAGCTCTTGACTTCAGTCAAAACCAACTTTTTGGTATCATTCCTAGACAGATTGGAAACTTGTCAAATTTACAAGCTCTtcagttgtatcaaaactttctTTCTGGGAAAATACCATCTGAACTTGGCCATTGCACGAATCTGTCACTTTTTAATTTATACAGCAATAAGCTCGTTGGAAGCATTCCTCCAGAGATTGGAAATCTCTTGGGCTTACAGGTGTTACGGTTATATGATAATCAGCTGAATTCCACAATCCCAGATTCGTTATTCCGATTAAAATCATTATTGGTTTTGCAACTATCAGAGAATAATCTCATTGGGAATCTTTCTTCTGATATCAGTTCACTGAAATCATTACAATCTCTTACCCTTCATCAAAATAATCTTTCTGGGGAGATTCCAGCATCCATAACCAGGTTAGTCAATTTGACATACTTGACACTTAGCTTAAACTTTCTCACGGGATCAGTCCCTTCGAGTATTGGGTCTCTTCATAATCTTAGAAATTTGTCTCTTAGTAACAATCTTCTAGAAGGGTCTATTCCGTCAAGCATCACAAACTGCACTAATATCCGTTGGATAGATTTTGCTAGAAATAGGATGACAGGAGAAATGCCTCAGGGTTTAGGGAAGTTGTCAAATCTTACATATCTAATTGTTAGTGACAACAAAATGTCAGGAAGAATCCCAGATGATATCTTCAATTGTTCAAGTCTTGTGATCTTAGATATGGCACATAACAATTTCAGTGGGTTGTTAAAACCGGGTATTGGAAGACTTTCTAATCTCCAAATTCTGCAAATTCATGGCAATTCCTTTTCGGGCCCCCTCCCAACAGAACTCGGAAATCTAACTAGTTTGATGTTGTTAAACTTGGGACAAAACCAATTTTCGGGTATGATTCCTGTAGAATTCTCAAACATTACTTCCCTTCAAAGCCTTTCGCTTGGTAACAATAATCTTCATGGCCAGATTCCAGAAGAAATCTTTGAGCTCAAACAGCTTACAGAACTCCACTTGATGAACAACAAATTTGTGGGTTCTATTTTGAATTCTGTTTCAAAGCTTGAGCTGCTTTCTCGGTTGAATCTAAGTGGAAACAGGTTTAACGGATCAATCCCTGATAGTTTGAGAAAACTTAACAAGGTGATTTCCATAGACCTCTCACACAACTTGCTCACAGGGTCGATTTCAGGGTCAGTGATTGCAGGTATGAAAAATACACCAATCTTTCTCAACTTCTCCAACAATTTTCTTACAGGAAGGATCCCAAATGAATTTGGCGAGCTGGAGATGGTAGAATCCATTAACATCTCGAACAATAATCTGTCTGGAGGGATTCCGGCGACACTTCAAAAATGCAGAAACTTGAGAAGTCTTGATGTGTCTGGAAATCAGCTCTCTGGTAGTGTTCCAGAAGAAATATTTCCTCCTCTCGATCTGCTTTCCAGCATAAACTTTTCAAGAAATCAGTTCGATGGCAAGATCCCTAGAACTATGGCGAATTTGACTCGTCTTACTTCTATTGATCTTTCACACAACAAATTCAACGGTTTGATTCCCGATAGTTTTGGCAACATTTCAGTATTGAAACAACTTGACCTTTCTTTCAATCAATTAGAAGGACGTGTTCCAGATACAGGTATTTTCAGAAACATAAGCGCAGTTGGATTACAGGGAAACCCATCACTGTGCGTTACAAGCAACTCCGAATTATGTGCCTCATCAAGTCAATCAAAGCGTTCGCTCTCCAGAAAGGCTGTATTGATTCTTTCAATACTCGGATCACTTGCATTGCTTCTTGTATTCATTTTGGTTGTATTATGTTGTCGGCATATTAGAAAACCAAAAGTCAAAGAACCCGAGAACCCAGAGTTACCAGAACACACCGCAGGGTTCACTCTCAAAAGATTTGATAGAAAAGATTTGGAACATGCTACCGACAACTTCAGTGAAGGTAACATTTTGGGTACAACTAGCTTAAGCACTGTGTACAAGGGTAGACTACAAGATGGGAGGATGATAGCTGTAAAGATTTTGAACATCACCCAGTTTTCAGCTGAATCTGACAAGAGCTTTAACAAAGAAATGAACACACTGGGGAAACTGAGGCATAGAAATCTAGTGAAGGTACTTGGTTATGCATGGGAGAGTGGGAAGCTAAAGGCATTGGTTCTTGAATACATGGAAAATGGTGATTTGGATAGAATTATACACGACTCTGGGATTGATAGATCAAGATGGGATTTGTCTGAAAGAGTAGACGTTTTGGTGTCTGTAGCCAGAGGATTGGTGTACTTACACTCGGGATATGATTTCCCAATAGTTCATTGTGATTTGAAGCCTTCTAACATACTTCTGGATGAAAAGTGGGATGCTCATGTGAGTGATTTTGGCACAGCTCGGATTCTTGGAGTTCATCAACAGGATGGAAGCAGCATATCTTCTGCATCCACATTTCAAGGCACGATTGGTTACTTGGCCCCAG AGTTTGCGTATATGAAGAAACTAACAACAAAAGTGGACGTATTTAGCTTTGGAATAATAGTGATGGAATTTatcacaagaaaaagacccacAGGTGTCCTTACCGAAGAGGAGGGAATCCAGATCACTTTGCCACAACTAGTAGACAAAGCATTATCAAATGGAATAAATGAGCTGATTGAAATTGTAGACCCTGATCTGGCTTCTAATTTCTCCATGAAGCAGGGCTTTATAGAACAGCTACTTAACTTGGCCTCATCTTGCACCAAAACGATTCCAGAGGATCGACCTGACATGAATGAAGTCTTATCTTCCCTTACAAAGATCAGTAAGAATGTCTAA